From Salmo salar chromosome ssa04, Ssal_v3.1, whole genome shotgun sequence, one genomic window encodes:
- the ca4a gene encoding carbonic anhydrase 4a, with protein MQHPILAVFLASFLKICAGADWCYQSQHTCDTPCDGPEKWDHVNRVCAGENQSPINIVHRKTVPDMRLTPFQFKQYQDSFQGLIKNNGHSVQVSVPHDAYVIGGDLETPYKAVQFHLHWGKNGGPGSEHTIDGEQYPMELHIVHMKQQHSNLGDALKDPSGVAVLGFFYEESLSENRKYDPIVKALQSIRTTHAQATLSAVSLEQLIPPQQNLTNYYRYKGSLTTPNCTESVVWTVFEKPIPLSKNQLLKFSELQFKDGKDMVDTFRPVQRLNRRVVYRSGGAVVLASVVLLVASVAMAMGLSQLN; from the exons ATGCAGCATCCCATCCTGGCCGTTTTTCTGGCATCCTTTTTAAAAATCTGCGCCGGTGCAG ATTGGTGCTACCAGTCCCAACATACCTGTGACACCCCTTGTGATG GACCAGAGAAGTGGGATCATGTCAACAGAGTCTGTGCTGGCGAGAACCAATCCCCCATCAACATCGTCCACAGGAAGACCGTACCAGACATGCGCCTCACACCCTTCCAGTTCAAACAGTACCAGGATTCCTTCCAAGGCCTGATCAAAAACAACGGACACTCAG TTCAGGTGAGCGTGCCTCACGATGCCTATGTGATTGGTGGAGACCTGGAGACGCCCTATAAGGCAGTGCAGTTCCACCTGCACTGGGGCAAGAACGGAGGACCAGGATCAGAACACACCATCGACGGAGAGCAGTACCCCATGGAG CTGCATATTGTTCACATGAAACAGCAGCACTCAAACTTGGGAGATGCCTTGAAAGATCCATCCGGAGTTGCAGTCCTGGGATTCTTCTACGAG GAATCTCTCAGTGAAAACCGAAAATATGACCCCATTGTAAAAGCTCTCCAGAGCATCAGGACGACTC ATGCTCAAGCCACTCTGAGTGCTGTGTCTCTGGAGCAGCTGATTCCTCCCCAGCAGAACCTGACCAACTACTACCGTTACAAAGGCTCCCTCACCACCCCCAACTGCACTGAGTCTGTGGTCTGGACCGTGTTTGAGAAGCCAATTCCTCTCAGCAAAAACCAG CTGCTTAAGTTTTCAGAACTCCAGTTTAAGGATGGCAAGGACATGGTGGATACCTTCCGGCCGGTGCAGCGCCTGAACCGTCGCGTAGTGTACCGGTCTGGAGGCGCAGTGGTACTGGCCAGCGTCGTGCTCC